The sequence TTGACAAGTTCATTAAAATCAGTAATATACCATAATGATTGCTGTTTTATGCTCTCTCTGATCACATTCCCTCCATATCCTGTATAATAAAagtgatattaaatattaagtaaagTAAATTAAGAATTAAGGTAATGGAAAGGTATACCTATAAATAGGTTTACTACTGAAATAGTTTCTAAATCTGTCGCTCCATCACCAATATGAACAACAGTTGTAAATCCTTTTTCATTTTTGAGTTGTTCTATTATTTTTGCTTTCCCACCATTTATTGCAGTAGGTTGATCTTCATCAAATCCTGCATATTCTCCTACAAgtgatttcataaaatatttagatatattatattaaattaatgttaTATCAATATGAACAAATAATAACctgtataatagaatttaagtCTGTTTGCAAAAACATTTTCTAATGGAATATTCAGACATGTAGCAATTGGTGCAATTAAAGAACGAAATCCACCGGATATCAAAAATACTTGCTTTTCACGAATTTGTAGAGCTGTTATCAGTgttctgaaatttttataagTAACTGTAAAATTATTTACGTATCTAGTTTCATTGTTTCTCGTcgacttaaaaattatttcctacTTAATTCCAGGTGAAAGTTTTAATGGACGTGAGGTCAGAAATTGCTTTAT comes from Bombus terrestris chromosome 7, iyBomTerr1.2, whole genome shotgun sequence and encodes:
- the LOC100643511 gene encoding phosphoserine phosphatase, with amino-acid sequence MANPNELRSIWKNADAITFDVDSTVIQEEGIDELAKFCGKENDVIALTNRAMQGDLTYRQSLVERLNIIKPSFMQIKQFLTSRPLKLSPGIKTLITALQIREKQVFLISGGFRSLIAPIATCLNIPLENVFANRLKFYYTGEYAGFDEDQPTAINGGKAKIIEQLKNEKGFTTVVHIGDGATDLETISVVNLFIGYGGNVIRESIKQQSLWYITDFNELVNIL